One genomic segment of Phalacrocorax carbo chromosome Z, bPhaCar2.1, whole genome shotgun sequence includes these proteins:
- the GCNT4 gene encoding beta-1,3-galactosyl-O-glycosyl-glycoprotein beta-1,6-N-acetylglucosaminyltransferase 4 isoform X1: MKRHKCPYKCPTRRKILILCVTGWLIALLKLLHVERHFFPSKGIFLVEHFFSTSFYLRNEFQYKINCSSIYEQDPHEIGKSLEIRRKEIIDLADEDVVAMTSDCHVYRSLRKYHLKPVSPEEESFPIAYSLVVHKDAIMVERLIHSLYSHQNIYCIHYDQKAAKSFKSAMNNLAKCFPNIFIASKLETVDYAHISRLQADFNCLCDLMDSSVPWKYVINLCGQDFPLRSNFELVTELKKLDGRNMLETIKPSSSKRERFTYHHELMKVPYEYMQIPVKTNISKNPPPHNIEVFVGSAYFVLSRAFIQHVLKSSLAKDFFEWSRDTYSPDEHFWATLVRVPGVPGEVPRSAQDITDLQSKTRLVKWNYLEDHLYPPCTGTHLRSVCIYGAAELRWLLDYGHWFANKFDSKVDPILVKCLAEKLAEQQKEWVHLSSDKYFLHINSMNASL; encoded by the coding sequence ATGAAGAGACACAAGTGTCCCTACAAATGTCCCACACGAAGGAAGATCCTAATTCTGTGTGTTACAGGGTGGCTGATTGCACTGCTGAAGCTCCTCCATGTTGAAAGACACTTCTTTCCCTCTAAGGGCATTTTTTTGGTTGAGCACTTCTTCAGCACTTCTTTCTACCTTAGAAATGAGTTCCAGTATAAAATTAATTGTTCATCTATATACGAACAAGATCCCCATGAAATTGGCAAGAGTTTAGAGATAAGAAGAAAAGAGATCATTGATTTAGCTGATGAAGATGTCGTGGCAATGACAAGTGATTGCCACGTGTATCGTTCACTTAGGAAATACCACCTAAAACCTGTTTCTCCTGAGGAGGAGAGTTTTCCAATTGCCTATTCTTTGGTTGTTCACAAAGATGCGATAATGGTAGAAAGGCTCATACATTCACTGTACAGTCATCAAAATATTTACTGCATCCATTATGaccaaaaagcagcaaaaagttTCAAATCTGCAATGAACAATCTAGCTAAATGTTTCCCCAATATTTTCATTGCATCAAAATTGGAGACAGTGGACTATGCACATATTTCACGGCTGCAAGCAGATTTCAACTGTTTGTGTGATTTGATGGACTCTTCAGTTCCCTGGAAGTATGTAATTAACCTGTGTGGCCAAGATTTCCCTTTAAGGTCTAATTTTGAGTTGGTCACTGAACTGAAGAAACTTGACGGAAGAAACATGCTGGAAACTATAAAGCCAAGCAGTAGCAAAAGAGAACGATTTACTTATCACCATGAACTTATGAAAGTGCCTTATGAATACATGCAGATTCCTGTAAAAACCAACATTTCCAAGAATCCACCACCTCATAATATTGAGGTATTTGTAGGCAGTGCCTATTTTGTTTTAAGCCGAGCATTTATTCAACATGTCCTTAAAAGCTCTCttgcaaaagatttttttgagTGGTCAAGGGATACATACTCTCCAGATGAACATTTCTGGGCCACTCTTGTACGTGTTCCTGGAGTCCCTGGGGAAGTTCCAAGGTCAGCCCAGGACATAACAGACTTACAAAGCAAAACTCGTCTGGTAAAATGGAATTATCTTGAAGACCATTTGTATCCTCCCTGCACTGGCACCCACCTTCGCAGTGTCTGCATCTATGGGGCTGCCGAATTAAGATGGCTTCTGGATTATGGACACTGGTTCGCCAACAAGTTTGACTCAAAAGTAGACCCTATCCTGGTAAAATGCTTGGCAGAAAAACTGGCAGAGCAACAGAAAGAGTGGGTACATTTGTCCTCTGATAAATACTTTCTGCACATAAATTCTATGAATGCCTCACTATAG
- the GCNT4 gene encoding beta-1,3-galactosyl-O-glycosyl-glycoprotein beta-1,6-N-acetylglucosaminyltransferase 4 isoform X2, giving the protein MKRHKCPYKCPTRRKILILCVTGWLIALLKLLHVERHFFPSKGIFLVEHFFSTSFYLRNEFQYKINCSSIYEQDPHEIGKSLEIRRKEIIDLADEDVVAMTSDCHVYRSLRKYHLKPVSPEEESFPIAYSLVVHKDAIMVERLIHSLYSHQNIYCIHYDQKAAKSFKSAMNNLAKCFPNIFIASKLETVDYAHISRLQADFNCLCDLMDSSVPWKYVINLCGQDFPLRSNFELVTELKKLDGRNMLETIKPSSSKRERFTYHHELMKVPYEYMQIPVKTNISKNPPPHNIEVFVGSAYFVLSRAFIQHVLKSSLAKDFFEWSRDTYSPDEHFWATLVRVPGVPGEVPRSAQDITDLQSKTRLVKWNYLEDHLYPPCTGTHLRSVCIYGAAELRWLLDYGHWFANKFDSKVDPILVKCLAEKLAEQQKEYVIKTSVPATSGKLEVPSSQAKQRDQHDTK; this is encoded by the exons ATGAAGAGACACAAGTGTCCCTACAAATGTCCCACACGAAGGAAGATCCTAATTCTGTGTGTTACAGGGTGGCTGATTGCACTGCTGAAGCTCCTCCATGTTGAAAGACACTTCTTTCCCTCTAAGGGCATTTTTTTGGTTGAGCACTTCTTCAGCACTTCTTTCTACCTTAGAAATGAGTTCCAGTATAAAATTAATTGTTCATCTATATACGAACAAGATCCCCATGAAATTGGCAAGAGTTTAGAGATAAGAAGAAAAGAGATCATTGATTTAGCTGATGAAGATGTCGTGGCAATGACAAGTGATTGCCACGTGTATCGTTCACTTAGGAAATACCACCTAAAACCTGTTTCTCCTGAGGAGGAGAGTTTTCCAATTGCCTATTCTTTGGTTGTTCACAAAGATGCGATAATGGTAGAAAGGCTCATACATTCACTGTACAGTCATCAAAATATTTACTGCATCCATTATGaccaaaaagcagcaaaaagttTCAAATCTGCAATGAACAATCTAGCTAAATGTTTCCCCAATATTTTCATTGCATCAAAATTGGAGACAGTGGACTATGCACATATTTCACGGCTGCAAGCAGATTTCAACTGTTTGTGTGATTTGATGGACTCTTCAGTTCCCTGGAAGTATGTAATTAACCTGTGTGGCCAAGATTTCCCTTTAAGGTCTAATTTTGAGTTGGTCACTGAACTGAAGAAACTTGACGGAAGAAACATGCTGGAAACTATAAAGCCAAGCAGTAGCAAAAGAGAACGATTTACTTATCACCATGAACTTATGAAAGTGCCTTATGAATACATGCAGATTCCTGTAAAAACCAACATTTCCAAGAATCCACCACCTCATAATATTGAGGTATTTGTAGGCAGTGCCTATTTTGTTTTAAGCCGAGCATTTATTCAACATGTCCTTAAAAGCTCTCttgcaaaagatttttttgagTGGTCAAGGGATACATACTCTCCAGATGAACATTTCTGGGCCACTCTTGTACGTGTTCCTGGAGTCCCTGGGGAAGTTCCAAGGTCAGCCCAGGACATAACAGACTTACAAAGCAAAACTCGTCTGGTAAAATGGAATTATCTTGAAGACCATTTGTATCCTCCCTGCACTGGCACCCACCTTCGCAGTGTCTGCATCTATGGGGCTGCCGAATTAAGATGGCTTCTGGATTATGGACACTGGTTCGCCAACAAGTTTGACTCAAAAGTAGACCCTATCCTGGTAAAATGCTTGGCAGAAAAACTGGCAGAGCAACAGAAAGA gtaTGTAATAAAGACCTCTGTACCTGCTACCTCAGGAAAACTGGAAGTGCCCAGCtcacaggcaaaacaaagaGATCAGCACGACACCAAATGA